One Oncorhynchus kisutch isolate 150728-3 linkage group LG11, Okis_V2, whole genome shotgun sequence genomic region harbors:
- the LOC109899847 gene encoding mitoferrin-2 — protein sequence MEADGFLRRRRMTAERAGGDAGVAGASAGAEVRWLGGRIWGVSESLVGSLSPRIGGETEIKTVIQFSGGAPEVTLADTSEPDYEGLPQGASTSTHMVAGAVAGIMEHCLMFPIDCVKTRMQSLQPEPAARYRNVMDALRRIITTEGVWRPMRGLNATAVGAGPAHALYFACYEKLKKSLGDIIHPGANSHLANGVAGCVSTLLHDAAMNPSEVVKQRLQMYNSPYRGVMDCVRAVWQSEGAAAFYRSYTTQLTMNVPFQVLHFMTYESLQELLNPHRQYNPSSHMVSGALAGAIAAAATTPLDVCKTLLNTQESLVGLPAAGQGGGQGTHRHITGLAHAFRTVYRLGGLPGFFKGVQARVIYQMPSTAISWSVYEFFKYGITKHQHEKRIAQRREGEKEK from the exons ATGGAAGCGGATGGTTTCTTGAGAAGACGTCggatgacagcagagagagcaggcGGGGACGCCGGGGTTGCTGGAGCCTCAGCCGGCGCAGAGGTCCGATGGCTCGGGGGAAGGATCTGGGGAGTGTCGGAGAGCCTCGTTGGGAGTTTGTCTCCCAGGATCGGAGGCGAGACCGAGATTAAGACTGTAATTCAGTTCAGTGGCGGGGCCCCTGAAGTAACGTTAGCAGATACTTCGGAACCCGACTATGAAGGTTTGCCGCAGGGCGCTTCGACCAGCACCCACATGGTTGCAGGAGCAGTGGCTGGGATCATGGAGCATTGCCTGATGTTCCCCATCGACTGTGTCAAG ACGCGTATGCAGAGCCTACAGCCTGAGCCTGCTGCCCGTTACCGGAATGTGATGGATGCTCTTCGGCGGATCATAACCACCGAGGGTGTCTGGCGACCAATGAGAGGGCTGAATGCCACAGCCGTGGGGGCGGGTCCGGCGCACGCCCTCTACTTCGCCTGCTACGAGAAACTGAAGAAGAGTCTGGGTGACATCATCCACCCTGGGGCTAACAGCCATCTGGCCAACG GTGTGGCGGGGTGTGTGTCCACATTGCTTCACGACGCAGCCATGAACCCATCTGAAG tgGTGAAGCAGCGTTTGCAGATGTATAACTCTCCGTACCGCGGCGTGATGGACTGTGTGCGTGCCGTGTGGCAGAGCGAGGGCGCCGCAGCCTTTTACCGCTCCTACACCACTCAGCTCACCATGAACGTGCCTTTCCAGGTGCTCCACTTCATGACCTACGAGTCCCTCCAGGAGCTCCTCAACCCCCACAGACAGTACAACCCCTCCTCACACATGGTGTCTGGAGCCCTGGCCGGGGCCATCGCTGCTGCAGCCACCACCCCTCTGGATGTGTGCAAGACTCTGCTCAACACCCAGGAGTCCCTGGTGGGGCTCCCTGCTGCAGGCCAGGGTGGAGGTCaggggacacacagacacatcacaggCCTGGCCCATGCCTTCCGGACAGTGTACAGGCTGGGTGGCCTGCCTGGGTTCTTTAAAGGAGTCCAGGCCAGGGTGATCTATCAGATGCCCTCCACAGCCATCAGCTGGTCTGTCTATGAGTTCTTCAAGTACGGAATCACCAAGCACCAGCACGAGAAGAGGATAGcgcagcggagggagggagagaaggaaaaataa